The Lipingzhangella halophila genome segment GAGGCGGGCGTGCCGGTCACAGCCATCCCGGGCCCCTCGGCGGTCACCACCGCCCTGGTGCTTTCCGGCCTGCCAACCGACCGCTTCTGCTTCGAAGGGTTCCCCCCGCGCAAGGGTCAGGCCGGCCGGTTCCGCGAACTGGCGGGCGAACGCCGCACGATGGTGTTTTTCGAGAGCCCGCGCCGGCTTGCCGCGACGCTGGAGGCCATGGCCGAGGCGTTTGGCGCGCAGCGCCGGGCCGCGGCCTGCCGCGAGCTCACCAAGACCTATGAGGAGGTCCGCCGTGCGCCGCTCGCCGACCTCGCCGAATGGGCGCGGGAGGGCGTGCGCGGTGAGGTCACCCTCGTAGTGGCCGGCGCCGAGCGCGGGGCCGCCCGCCCGAGCACGGCCGAGCTGGCCTCGACCGTCGCCGAGCGCGAAGCCACCGGAGTGCCGCGCAAGCAGGCCATCCAGGAACTGGCCAGGGAGCTCGGCATTCCCAAACGCGAGGTCTACGACGCTGTGCATCGTTGACGTTGGCAGCCCCACCCCGACACCTGGATCGCTGAGCTGCGGGCCCGGTTCAGGGGCCCGGTCCGGTGCCGCGGTGGAGCGCATGCCCTGGGCCGGGGAAGCCGCCGGGCGGGTGGCCCGCCCGGCGGCCCCGATCAGACGACGGCGCCGTCGCTCTCGTCCCGGGCGGCGCGCAGCTCCTTGCGCTGCTTGGTCTTGCGCTCCCGGATCACGTGCGGCGCGGCGGTCTTGTCCCATTGCTGCAGCCACTTCGCCAGCGGTACCGCCAGGAACATCGTGGCCAGGACGCCGGTGCACAACCCCACCAGCATCGCGATGGAGAAGTCGCGCAGTGACGACCCCCCGAACATCGCGAGGGTGGCGAGGATGAAGACCCCACCGATGGTGGTGTTCACCGTTCGCGGCAGCGTGTTCAGGATCGCCGTGTTGGCGACGTCGGAGAACTTCGACGTGGTGTCGCGCGCCCATTCGTCGCGGACCCTGTCGAATACCACCACCGCATCGTTGACCGTGAAGCCGATGACACTCAGCATCGCGGCCAGGAAGACACCGTCTATCGGCTTGCCGAGCCAACAGAACAACCCGATGACCAGCGTGAGGTTCGCGGCCAGCGAGATCATTGTGGACACCCCGAACGACCACCGGAACCGCCAGGCCAGGTAGGCCATCTGCAGCACCAGTGCCGCCCCGAGCGCGATGAGCGCCTTGTTGCGCAACTCCTGGCCCAGACTCGGGCCGATGATGTCGTCGCTGATCCGCTCGGTCTCACCCGCCTCGGCGGCGATCGCCTCCTCGATCTCGGCGGCCTCCGCGTCGCTGAGCTGACCGGTGCGCACCGTGAGGTCGCCGTCGCCGGCCTCCTGGACCACCGCGTTGGGGTGTCCGGTGTCGGAGACCGTCTGGCGGGCATCGGCCACGCTCACGGTTTCCTCGGTGGTGAACTCCATGACGCGGCCGCCGGTGAACTCCACGCCGAAGTTCGGCGGGCGGATGACGATCCCGAGGATCGCGACCACGACGATCAGACCCGAGATTCCCAGGAAGGTCGCGCTGCGCCGCATCAGGTTCGGGTTGTGTTCCACCAGCCAGGCGCGGACCCTGCTGATATCGGAGATACCGGAGATGTGCGGCCGCTTGCGGATGATGCTGCGGCGGACCGCCCACTCGACGAACACGCGGGCGATGACCAGCGCGGAGACCATTGACGCCAGCGTGCCGAGGCCCAGTGTCACACCGAAGCCCTGGACCTGCCCGGAGGCCAGGAAGATCAGCAGCGCTGCCGCGATGAGCGTCGTGATGTTCGTGTCGAGGACGGCGCTCCACGCCTTCTGCGTCCCCTGGACGAAGGACTTCTGCAGGTTCGGTGGGATCGCGCGCTTGCGCCGCCGGGAGAGCACGCCGGATTCGGCCTGCTCGGTCTCGGCTTCGGAGGCGTCGACCATCCCCTTGGACTTGTTGGCGTCGTAGATCTTCTTCTGTTGCTGGTACTCCTCGCGCGCTCGCTCGAAGATCAGCACGTTGGCGTCGATCGCCATGCCGATGGCCAACACGAAACCGGCCAGCCCGGGCAGGGTCAGGGTCGCGCCCAGTCCCACGAGGGCCGCGTAGGCAATCAGCGTGTAGCAGGCCAGCGCGGCCGAGGCGAGGAGACCGACAAGGCGGTACGACGCGCAGATGTAGAGCGCGGTCAGCAGCAGACCGATCCCGCCCGCGAGGAAGCTGGCCTTGATCGCGTCCTCACCAAGGGTGGGGCCGACGGTCTGGCGCTGGATCTCCTGCACCGGCAGTGGGAGCGAGCCGCCCTCGATCAGCACCGCGAGCTCGTTCGCGCTCTCCTGGTCGAACGTCTGGCTGGTGATGGTGGTCGAGCCACCCCCCATGCCGGAGTCGCAGGCGATGTCCTGGTTGACCTCGGGAGCGGAGATGATCTGGTCGTCGAGCACGATCGCGACGCGGCGCTTCGGGTCGCCCTGGTCGAAGCACGCGGCGTCGGCGGTGAGCTTCCGCCAGGCGTCGCTGCCCTCGCCCTCGAAGTTGACGTTGACCTGCCAGTTCGTCTGGTACTTGTCCAGTGTGGCTTCGGCGCTGGCGACCTGGTCACCCTGCAGCTGGGGCTCGCCGAGCTGCAGGTTGGTGCCCTGGTCGTCGGGCAGCGTCTTGTCGACGTCCTCGGGGTTCTCGGCCGGCTCGCCGCCGCCAGGAGCCGCGCCACCCTGGCCGCCGCCCTGCATCATCTCCTGGAGCTGTTGCATCTCCTCTTCGGACATCTCCCCGGAGCCGCCGCCTTCGCCGCCGGAGTCACCTCCGCCGGAGCCGCCGCCTTCCTGGTCGTCGGAGGGAGCGCGTGCGTTGTCGGGCGGATTGGCGTTCTCCCCGCCCTGGGGCGCGGGGGCCCCTCCGCCGCCACCCTGCGGAACAGGGGCTCCTCCGGCTCCGGGCGCTTGGACACCAGTGCCCTCGGAGGGGGCCACGCCAAGGACCGGGTGGAAGGTGAGCTGCGCGGTCTGGCCGACGATCTCGGCCGCCTCAGTGGGGTCCTGCACCCCGGGCAGCTCCACGATGATCCGGTCCTCACCGGACCGCGACATGGTGGCCTCGGAGACCCCGAGCCGGTCGATGCGCTGCCGGAGCACCTCGATGACCTTCTCGGTGTTCTCGCGGTTGGCCTCGGTGCCGTCCTCGCCGTCGGTGACCTGCAGGACGATCTGTGTACCTCCGCTGAGGTCGAGCCCCAGCTTCGGCGGTATGAACCACGCGGCGCCGAACGCGACAGCCACGATCAACAGGGAGATGATGCCACGCGTCCAGCGCGCACCAGCCCCCACCTGACTGGACAATTGAGGAACCTCTCACGAAGGGGGGTCGAACGGTGGTCGGGACAGATCCGGGCGGTGTCCGACTGTGTGCGGCTCACGCGCCCGCTGTGAGAGGGGGTGCGCGTCCGAGTGGCAGCGCGAACGGCTCCGCGAGATCCGGTTCCGCCACCGATTCGGGCAGCGGGGTGTAGCCCCAGGGGCCTCCGATCTCGGGCAGGGCGGTGTGCGCGGGAGTGTACTCGTCGGGAAGGTCGCGCACGGCTTGCCGGAGGTCACCGTTGCTTGTGGCCGGCAGCGCGAGGGCGACGGTGGTCGGGGTGCGCTTGGCGCTCGCCAGAGCGTGCTCGTCGCTGCCGCCGTCGGCAACCCCGGGGACGTCCTGCGTGCTGGAACTGGTCAGCACGGCGGCGAACGGGGGCATAGGCACCCCGAGCATGATTACCGCCGCCACCGCCAGGGAGGCCAGGACACGCGGGATCGTCGTGACCACCGCCTTTGCTGAACGCCGAGAAACCGGCTGTCCCGCGCAAAGGCGCGGGACGAATGGGAACGTGTGCAACCTACGAGCCTAAGTGCACACTCGAGCCTAGGTACACACACTACCGATGGGGTAACGCCGGTGTCGTCTCATGCACGCTCGCGACCGGCGTCTTGTGCACACCCGCGACCGGCGTCTCACGCACACCCGCGACCGGCGTCTCACGCACACCCGCGGCCTCCCTTGGCCGATATTCGTGCGCGCCCGGGCGCGGGCGCGTTTAGGCTTGGGGCATGTCGTCGAAACGCCACATCCTGACCGCGGTGGCCTGGCCTTACGCCAACGGGCCACGCCATATTGGGCACGTATCCGGATTCGGGGTCCCCTCCGACGTCTTCGCGCGTTTCCAGCGAATGTCCGGAAACCATGTGCTCATGGTCAGCGGCACCGACGAGCACGGCACGCCCGTGCAGGTGCTCGGCGACCAGGAGGGCGTGAGCCCGCGCGAGGTGGCCGACCGCTACAACCGGGTCATCGCCGAGGACCTGGTGGCGCTTGGGCTCTCCTACGACCTGTTCACCCGCTCCAGCACCGGAAACCACTACGCCGTGGTGCAGGAGCTGTTCACCGGGCTCTACGAGAACGACTACATCTTCACGCACACAACCAAGGGCGCGGTGTCGCCGTCCACGGGGCGTACGCTTCCCGACCGTTACGTCGAGGGCACCTGCCCCATCTGCGCGTACGACGGAGCGCGCGGTGACCAGTGCGACAACTGCGGGAACCAGCTCGACCCGATCGACCTGATCGATCCCCGGTCCAAGATCAACGGCGAGGCCCCGGAGTTCATCGACACCGAGCACTTCATGCTCGATCTGCCCGCGTTCGCCAACGTCCTCGGTGAGTACCTGGACTCCAAGAGCGGGGAGTGGCGGCCCAACGTCCTGAAGTTCTCGCTCAACCTGTTGAACGACCTCCAGCCGCGCGCGATCACCCGCGACCTCGACTGGGGGGTGCCCATCCCGCTCGAGAGCTGGCGCGAGGAGCCCAACAAGCGCATCTACGTCTGGTTCGACGCCGTCATCGGCTACCTGTCGGCGTCGATCGAGTGGGCCAAGCGCACCGGCGACCCCGAGGCGTGGCGCGCGTGGTGGCAGAACGGCGAGGCCGAGTCGTTCTACTTCATGGGCAAGGACAACATCGTCTTCCACGCCGAGATCTGGCCGGCCATGCTGCTCGGCTACAGCGGCAAGGGTGACCGCGGCGGGGTACCGGGGCAGCTTGGCGCGCTGAACGTGCCTTCCGAGGTGGTCTCCAGCGAGTTCCTCACGATGGAGGGGCGCAAGTTCTCGTCGTCGCGGCGGGTGGCCATCTACGTCAACGACTTCCTGGAGCGCTACTCGCCCGACGCCCTGCGCTACTACCTGGTGGCGGCGGGTCCCGAGACCCAGGACACCGACTTCACCTGGGCCGAGTTCGTCCGCCGGAACAACGACGAGCTCGTGGCCACCTGGGGCAACCTGGTCAACCGGTCCATCTCGATGGCGGCGAAGAACGTCGGCGCCATCCCGGAGGCGGGTGAGCTCACCGACGACGACCGCCGCGTGCTCGCCGCGTCGGCGGCCGCGTTCGACACCGTGGGGGCCCATCTGGAGCGGTCGCGGTTCAAGGCCGCCCTGCAGGAGGCCATGCGTACCGTCTCCGAGGCCAACAAGTACTTCTCGGAGCAGGCGCCGTGGGTGCTGCGCAAGACCGACCCGCAGCGGATGGAGACGGTGCTGCACGTCGCGCTGCAACTGGTGAGCGACGCCAACACGTTCCTCACTCCGTTCCTGCCGGCCTCGTGCAACCGGGTCTACGCGATGCTCGGCGGGACGGGTGTGTGGACCGGAATGCCGCGGCTGGAGGAGGCCACCGACTCGATCGGTGGCGAGGAGGGCGCCTCGGTGTACCCGGTCATCACCGGCGACTACGCGGACAACGAGGCGCGCTGGGAGTCCGTGCCCATCCGGCCCGGCACCCCGCTGGCCCGGCCTGAGCCGCTGTTCACCAAGCTCGACCCGAGCATCGCGGACGAGGAGCTGGCCCGCCTGGAGGAGAAGGCGGGCGGGTAACCGCGCCCGCCCGCGCCGGCGGGCCGGGAATACCGCGAGCGGCGGACTGTTCTAGTGGAACGGTCCGCCGTACCTGCGTGGGACGTGCGCGAGACACGAGGCCGTAAGGGAAGTGATCATGGGTAAGCGAAGTGGCTCGGCGGTGCGCAACCGGAACGCCGAGACGCCCCCGCCGGCGCCGGAGCCGCTCAGTGTCGCGGTGCCGGACAGCCACACGCACATGGACATGCAGGTTCCCGATGTCGCGCGGATCGTCGCCGAGGCGGCCGCCGTCGGCGTCAGCCCGCTGGTGCAGGTGGGCATCGACGTCCGTTCCTCCCAGTGGGCGGCCGACATTGCCACGGAGCAGGACACCAACACAGTGTGGGCCGCCGTGGCGCTGCACCCCAACGAGGCGCCGCGGGTCGTGCACGGCGACGGTGCTGCCGGAGTCGAGGTCGACGACTCCGACTGGGCGGGGAAGGTGCGCGAAGCGGAGGGGATCGCGGGGCTCGACGCCGCCGTCGCGGAGATCGACCGGCTCGCCGCGCATCCGCGGGTGTGCGCGGTCGGCGAGACCGGTCTGGACTACTACCGGACCGGCGCCGAGGGGACGCACGCCCAGCAGGAGTCCTTCCGCCGGCACATCGGGATCGCCAAGCGGCACGGTAAGGCCCTGATGATCCACGACCGGGACGCCCACGACGACGTCCTGCGCATCCTGGAGGAGGAGGGCGCCCCGGAGAGGGTCGTCCTCCACTGCTTCTCCGGCGACGCGGACATGGCCAAGGTGTGCGCCGACCGCGGCTACCACATGAGCTTCGCCGGCAACGTCACCTTCGGCACCGCCCACCAGCTTCGCGAGGCCGCGGAGGTCGCACCCTCCGATCTCGTGCTGGTCGAGACGGATGCCCCGTTTCTCACCCCCAAGCCCTACCGGGGCCGGCCGAACGCCCCCTACCTGATCCCGCACACGCTGCGCGCGCTGGCCGAGGTCAAGCGGATGACCGAGGAGGAGCTGGCGACCGCGGTCGCCGACAACGCGCGGCGGGTCTTCGGGTTCTGAGGAACAGCGAAAGTCCACCGAAGGCCGCCGCGACGATCCCGAAGGTTCGCGTCGGAGAGATCGGCTGGCGGTGCGGGCCGGCCGGAGGAGTCATCGCACTTCCCAAAGCCGGAGGCTGCGGCACCACGCGGGGCCAGCGGCCGGATGCGCGGTCGGCCACGGGACGCTCCGGGGTGTTCGCCACCTGGCCGGGTCCCGGGCGACTACTCCCCTCCCTACTGGTGGGGCCGGGACTCGGGCTGTCTCACCGAAGGGGCGTCTCCCTCGCGGCCGGCCATTATCAACCAAACACCGGCGACCACCTGCAGCGCCGTGAGGACGAGGAGCATGACAGCGACCTGCGGCGGGAAGATATCCGGCACTAGGAACGCGGCCAGCGCCAGCAGGAAGTCCACCGGGACGATAATCGCAAGCAGGATGAATCCGAGCTTCTTCTTGGCCCGCGCCTGTTGCACTGGGGTACCGGGATCGGTCATCGTGGCGGCTCTCTGACGTCGGGAACAAAGCCGCGGGAGCTTAGCATTCCGGCGCTCCGAACCTCCATCGCCTGCCCGCACGGTGGCCGCCATTGGCCGGCGTCCACCAGCCTTCCGCCCGGTTGCCCCTCCGCGGTGGCTGCGAGCCGCGGGGGACGACCGGCGATGTGCGGAGTCCCCGTGATTCCGGACCGTCACTCGGGAGGGTCACAGGCCCCACTCTCGGAGGGCCTCCTCCACCGGCTCCGCGGCGTGCTCCGGATCGCGGGTGTTGCGGCCGGGAGTGCGCTCGAAACGCGGGGCGGGACCGGGGTACGGGTTGTCGCCGTCGCGCAGCACCGAGCCGCGGGCCCGCACGTGCGGGTGCTCTGGGGCCTCGGCCATGGACAGGACGGGCTGCACGCAGGCTTCGGTGTCACCAAGAAGATCGGCCCACTCGTCGCGGGTTCTGTTCCGCAGGACCGCCGCGATCCGCTCGCGCAGCTCCGGCCAGCGTGTCCGGTCCCACTGGTCGGGGAGGTCGGCCGCGTCGAGCCCGATCCCCTCCAGGAACGCCGCGTAGAACTGGGGCTCGATGCAGGCGACCGAGACGTACCGGCCGTCCGCGCACTCGTAGACGTCGTACCAGGGTGCGCCGGTGTCTATGTAGTTGGTGCCGCGCTCGTCGCTCCACGCCCCGCGCGCCCGGTCCTCGTACATCATCGACATCAGAAAAGCGCTTCCGTCGAGCATCGCGGCGTCGACGACCTGCCCGCGCCCCGAGCTCTGGCGTTCCACCAGGGCACTGAGGATTCCGGTCACCGCGAACATCGTCCCGCCGGCGAAGTCACCGACGATGTTGACCGGAGGGACGGGAGCCTGGCCCCTGCGCCCGAACCCGTGCAGTGCTCCGTTGAGCGAGATGTAGTTCATGTCGTGCCCGGAGCGGTGGGCGAGAGGTCCGTCCTGGCCCCAGCCGGTCACCCGTGTGAACACCAGCTTGGGATTGAGTTCGAGGCACTCCTTCGGGCCCAGCCCCAACCGTTCCAGCACACCGGGCCGGAATCCCTCCAGTAGGACGTCGGCGGCACCGACCAGTTCGCGGGCGGTGCGCAGTCCCTCGACGGACTTCAGGTCCACCCCCAGCACCGGGCGCCCCGCGCTCAGTTGCGGGCCGTTGCCCGCCTGGGCGCTCTCGGCTGCCTGCGGGCGGTCCAACCGGATCACGCTTGCACCGAGATCGGCGAGGAGCATCCCGGCCATCGGCGCCGGGCCGATCCCGGTGAACTCCACGACACGGATCCCGTTGAGTGGTCCCAACTCGCGAAACCTCCCGCGCTCACTTGGCGAACCAGGGCCCGATCCCCTTGTTCTCGGGGGACCGGCGGTGTCATGTTACGTGTCGGCTCTTCCGCCGCGTGTAGGGCTGTGGATCGGCGATTCGCTCGCCGGGATTCGGTCGAAGCTAAAGCACGGTTGCGGACGCTGTGATAATTTCCCGAGGGCTGAGGGTCGCCGCCGTGGACGAGGGTCCCGAGACCCGGACCCGCCACCCGCCGCAGCCACGCAGTAACGGCCGGGGAACCGCCCCGCCGTCCCCCGCCACCCCCTGTCACCCCCTTGCTCGTAAAGGTCAGATGAATCGTGCCTAACCGGTTGTCACGTTCAAGTGGAACGCATCGCGGCTCCAGCCGTACGCCCAGCACGGATGAGCAGCCCGAGACGCCGGCGCGTCGGCGCTTCCTACCGTCCGTTGCCCTGCCCCGGCGGCTACGCTCGCGCCCGGTGGTGATCGGCGCCGCCGCCGTCCTAGCCCTGGCCCTGATCGGCGGTGGGACCGCGTTCGCCATGGAGCAGCAGGTCACGCTGGACATCGACGGCGAGGAGCGGACCGTGCGCGCGTTCGACGCCGACGTCCAGGAAGTGCTCGACTCCGAGGGCATCGAGCTGGGTGAACATGACGCCGTTGCCCCCAAGCCCGACACCGAGCTGAGCGCCGGCGACAGCGTCCTGGTGCGCACCGGCCGCGAGCTCACCCTGGAGCTGGACGGGGAGGAGGAGACGCACTGGGTCACCGCGCTCACCGTGGGGGAGGCACTCGACCAGATCGGGATGGGCGACGACACCCTCGAACTCTCGGTGGAGCCCAGCGAACCGGTACCGGAATCCGGCATCGAGGTCGAGGCCACCGGGGCCCGGCAGGTGGCGATCCTGGACGACCGGGCGCGCACAGAGGTCGCCACCACCGCGGACACGGTCGAAGAGGTGCTGCAGGACAACGGCGTCGAGCTGGGCGAGCACGACGAAGTGGAGCCGGCGCTCGACACCGAACCCACCGACGGCATGGTCATCGACGTCCTGAAGATTCTCGGCGAACCCACGACGGAGGAGAAGCCGATCGAGGCGGAGACCGAGAAACGCGAGACCGACGAGCTGGAAAAGGGCGAGGAAGAGGTCGTCAAGGAGCCCGAGGACGGCGTCAAGGAGGTCACCGTCGCCACGGTCATGGAAGAGGGCGAGGAGACCGAGCACGTCCTTGAGGAGGAGGTCCTGGAGGAGCCGGTCGACGGCGTCATCGAGGTGGGGACCAAGGAGCCCGAAACCGAGGTTGGCGGCGAGGCCGACGACCTGAACTGGGCGGCGCTCGCCGAGTGCGAGTCGGGCGGCGACCCCACGGCGGTGAACTCCGCGGGCGGGTACTACGGCCTCTACCAGTTCTCCATGGAGACATGGGAGTCCGCCGGCGGCAGCGGCTCGCCCGCCGAGGCCAGCTCCTCCGAGCAGACCATGCGCGCGAAGAAGCTCTACAACATGGTCGACGGCAACTGGCAGAGCCAGTGGCCCGAGTGCGGCAGCAACCTGCTGAACTAGTACCGCAGCCGCCGTTGGAGCTCTCGGTCTGGTTGAAGGGCGCACGTGGGACGGCCACCGCTGGGATCGCGAGGTGTGTAGCACCAAACGATCGGCGGTGGCCGTGGCGCCCGTTGCAGCCAGGATGGGCCCGGCTGTTCGGGCCGAAGGGGCGATGAGCTGTTCTCGCGGGTCGGGCGCCCGGTGGCCGGGAACCTTCGGGCCCTGCGGTGTGGTCGTTCGTTGCTCGCTTCCCCCGCCTCCGGGCCCTCAGGGCCTCGGTGGTGCCCGACCTGCCAAGCACTCCGAGAAACGCTACTAAATCGGTGACGTGGGTGGGTGGTCGCGCGCGCGGCGAGGGCGGCGGGCCCTGTGGGAACCGTGCCTTTGCGGGCGCCAGTGCTGCCGTCCGGCGGCGGGGCGCGCGTCGAGGGTGACTGTGCGGACGTTCTCGGCGATGGGCCGCGGCGAGAGTGACCGCGAGGACATTCTCGTCGCTGAACATGTCCCCACGGACACCCTCGCCGCGGACCCCGCACCCACACCCGCCCGTTTCGCCGTGTTTCCCCCGAAGTCTGGCCCCACAGCCACGACCGACGGGCCCAGCCACGGGCCAGGACCCCGGTCGTCGGGCGCCACACCCCCGGGCACCAGAACCGATCACGCGGGGGTCGGCCCACCACCGTCCTCGCCGCCCCCTCGGGCGCCGCACCACGAACCCCCATCACCGATCTAACCCATGGCCGAGGGCGTACGGGACTGTACGGCGCCGGCGGGGCGGCGGTAGCGCAGCCACCACTCGGCGATGAGCAGGTTGATTACCCAGCTCATCCAGAACGCCGAGCCGGCCACGGCGACCATCATCGCGTCGTGGTCCCCGCCGTAGACCGTGTCCAGCCTCGGCATGGCGATGGCCATGAAGACCCCCACCCACAGCCGGTCAACGGGTATGGCCAGACACAACGCGAAACTGCGGATCATCCACTCGCGGTGCTCGGCGAAGCGCCGCTGGCGGGCCATGCGGTAGCCCACGAAGGTGAAGATCAGCCAGAGGGCGCCCATCGTG includes the following:
- a CDS encoding DUF2306 domain-containing protein; the protein is MAVLSVAFIAFSAPPYLSFDPSASRLDLQPGSALHYPMLAVHVAFGSVALLTCCLQLWPWLRRTYPAVHRTSGRIYVFAGVLPAGLSGFVVAYLSTSGMPMQAATFTMGALWLIFTFVGYRMARQRRFAEHREWMIRSFALCLAIPVDRLWVGVFMAIAMPRLDTVYGGDHDAMMVAVAGSAFWMSWVINLLIAEWWLRYRRPAGAVQSRTPSAMG
- a CDS encoding CaiB/BaiF CoA transferase family protein, which gives rise to MGPLNGIRVVEFTGIGPAPMAGMLLADLGASVIRLDRPQAAESAQAGNGPQLSAGRPVLGVDLKSVEGLRTARELVGAADVLLEGFRPGVLERLGLGPKECLELNPKLVFTRVTGWGQDGPLAHRSGHDMNYISLNGALHGFGRRGQAPVPPVNIVGDFAGGTMFAVTGILSALVERQSSGRGQVVDAAMLDGSAFLMSMMYEDRARGAWSDERGTNYIDTGAPWYDVYECADGRYVSVACIEPQFYAAFLEGIGLDAADLPDQWDRTRWPELRERIAAVLRNRTRDEWADLLGDTEACVQPVLSMAEAPEHPHVRARGSVLRDGDNPYPGPAPRFERTPGRNTRDPEHAAEPVEEALREWGL
- a CDS encoding TatD family hydrolase; this translates as MGKRSGSAVRNRNAETPPPAPEPLSVAVPDSHTHMDMQVPDVARIVAEAAAVGVSPLVQVGIDVRSSQWAADIATEQDTNTVWAAVALHPNEAPRVVHGDGAAGVEVDDSDWAGKVREAEGIAGLDAAVAEIDRLAAHPRVCAVGETGLDYYRTGAEGTHAQQESFRRHIGIAKRHGKALMIHDRDAHDDVLRILEEEGAPERVVLHCFSGDADMAKVCADRGYHMSFAGNVTFGTAHQLREAAEVAPSDLVLVETDAPFLTPKPYRGRPNAPYLIPHTLRALAEVKRMTEEELATAVADNARRVFGF
- the secD gene encoding protein translocase subunit SecD encodes the protein MSSQVGAGARWTRGIISLLIVAVAFGAAWFIPPKLGLDLSGGTQIVLQVTDGEDGTEANRENTEKVIEVLRQRIDRLGVSEATMSRSGEDRIIVELPGVQDPTEAAEIVGQTAQLTFHPVLGVAPSEGTGVQAPGAGGAPVPQGGGGGAPAPQGGENANPPDNARAPSDDQEGGGSGGGDSGGEGGGSGEMSEEEMQQLQEMMQGGGQGGAAPGGGEPAENPEDVDKTLPDDQGTNLQLGEPQLQGDQVASAEATLDKYQTNWQVNVNFEGEGSDAWRKLTADAACFDQGDPKRRVAIVLDDQIISAPEVNQDIACDSGMGGGSTTITSQTFDQESANELAVLIEGGSLPLPVQEIQRQTVGPTLGEDAIKASFLAGGIGLLLTALYICASYRLVGLLASAALACYTLIAYAALVGLGATLTLPGLAGFVLAIGMAIDANVLIFERAREEYQQQKKIYDANKSKGMVDASEAETEQAESGVLSRRRKRAIPPNLQKSFVQGTQKAWSAVLDTNITTLIAAALLIFLASGQVQGFGVTLGLGTLASMVSALVIARVFVEWAVRRSIIRKRPHISGISDISRVRAWLVEHNPNLMRRSATFLGISGLIVVVAILGIVIRPPNFGVEFTGGRVMEFTTEETVSVADARQTVSDTGHPNAVVQEAGDGDLTVRTGQLSDAEAAEIEEAIAAEAGETERISDDIIGPSLGQELRNKALIALGAALVLQMAYLAWRFRWSFGVSTMISLAANLTLVIGLFCWLGKPIDGVFLAAMLSVIGFTVNDAVVVFDRVRDEWARDTTSKFSDVANTAILNTLPRTVNTTIGGVFILATLAMFGGSSLRDFSIAMLVGLCTGVLATMFLAVPLAKWLQQWDKTAAPHVIRERKTKQRKELRAARDESDGAVV
- the rsmI gene encoding 16S rRNA (cytidine(1402)-2'-O)-methyltransferase; this encodes MTVAGAADPGTLTLAGLPIGHRDDTPPRLVAALQATGIIAAEDTRRVRQFASRLGIRLGGEGGARVVSYYDANESRRTEELMADLRAGRDVLMVTDAGMPGVSDPGYRLVTACVEAGVPVTAIPGPSAVTTALVLSGLPTDRFCFEGFPPRKGQAGRFRELAGERRTMVFFESPRRLAATLEAMAEAFGAQRRAAACRELTKTYEEVRRAPLADLAEWAREGVRGEVTLVVAGAERGAARPSTAELASTVAEREATGVPRKQAIQELARELGIPKREVYDAVHR
- a CDS encoding ubiquitin-like domain-containing protein, translating into MVIGAAAVLALALIGGGTAFAMEQQVTLDIDGEERTVRAFDADVQEVLDSEGIELGEHDAVAPKPDTELSAGDSVLVRTGRELTLELDGEEETHWVTALTVGEALDQIGMGDDTLELSVEPSEPVPESGIEVEATGARQVAILDDRARTEVATTADTVEEVLQDNGVELGEHDEVEPALDTEPTDGMVIDVLKILGEPTTEEKPIEAETEKRETDELEKGEEEVVKEPEDGVKEVTVATVMEEGEETEHVLEEEVLEEPVDGVIEVGTKEPETEVGGEADDLNWAALAECESGGDPTAVNSAGGYYGLYQFSMETWESAGGSGSPAEASSSEQTMRAKKLYNMVDGNWQSQWPECGSNLLN
- the metG gene encoding methionine--tRNA ligase, which codes for MSSKRHILTAVAWPYANGPRHIGHVSGFGVPSDVFARFQRMSGNHVLMVSGTDEHGTPVQVLGDQEGVSPREVADRYNRVIAEDLVALGLSYDLFTRSSTGNHYAVVQELFTGLYENDYIFTHTTKGAVSPSTGRTLPDRYVEGTCPICAYDGARGDQCDNCGNQLDPIDLIDPRSKINGEAPEFIDTEHFMLDLPAFANVLGEYLDSKSGEWRPNVLKFSLNLLNDLQPRAITRDLDWGVPIPLESWREEPNKRIYVWFDAVIGYLSASIEWAKRTGDPEAWRAWWQNGEAESFYFMGKDNIVFHAEIWPAMLLGYSGKGDRGGVPGQLGALNVPSEVVSSEFLTMEGRKFSSSRRVAIYVNDFLERYSPDALRYYLVAAGPETQDTDFTWAEFVRRNNDELVATWGNLVNRSISMAAKNVGAIPEAGELTDDDRRVLAASAAAFDTVGAHLERSRFKAALQEAMRTVSEANKYFSEQAPWVLRKTDPQRMETVLHVALQLVSDANTFLTPFLPASCNRVYAMLGGTGVWTGMPRLEEATDSIGGEEGASVYPVITGDYADNEARWESVPIRPGTPLARPEPLFTKLDPSIADEELARLEEKAGG